In the Bdellovibrionales bacterium CG10_big_fil_rev_8_21_14_0_10_45_34 genome, GAGTCATTTAGATCCCTCGGGTTGACAATTTCGATGTTTTCTAACCCGGTCAGTCCAAGCTCATCAATTGCAGAAGTGATCTCTTTCCGATCTCCAATTAGAACCGGATACGCTAAACGTTCTTCAACTACAGAACTTACAGCCTTCAGTATCTTGTGGTTATCTCCCTCAGGAAAAATTATGCGCGGAAGTCGCAAACATGCTTCCTCAAGATTTTTCTTAACCCTGTGTAAAACCGATCTAATAAAACATTTTGTTGGCCCTTGAATTGACTCAAGTCGATCCTTGTATTTTTCGAAATCGGCGATAGGCAATTTTGCGACACCCGAATCCATAGCTGCTTTGGCAACGGCTGGGGTAACTGCGAGTAGGACTCTGCGATCAAAGGGTTTTGGCAAAATATAGTTTGGTCCGAATTTAAAGGACCTATCTCCGTAGGCATGGGAAACACTGTCGGGAACATCTTCTCGCGCAAGAGCCGCGATGGCATATGTCGCAGCAAGCATCATTTCTGGATTTATTTCTGAAGCTCTGACATCAAGTGCTCCGCGAAAAATATATGGAAATCCCAGCAGGTTGTTAACTTGGTTGGGAAAATCGCTTCTTCCGGTTGCAACTATAGCTTTTGGATGAACCTTTCTTACTGCTTCAGGGTCGATTTCTGGAGTCGGATTAGCTAGAGCGAAAATGATTGGGCGACTTTTCATCCCTTTAATCATGTCAGCGGTTACAACATTCCCAGCGCTTAATCCTATCAGCACATCAGCATTGTCCAACGCTTGCACCAAAGTACGCGACGAGGTGTCTTGAGCAAATGCGCCTTTGTATTTGTCCATATCAAGAGTCCGCCCCGAATAAACAACTCCGTTAACATCACACATTGTGATCTGAGATTTTGGGACACCTATCCTCATTAGCATGTTTGCGCAAGCAACAGCTGCGGCCCCGGCACCGCAGAAGACGACGTTTATATTTTTCACATCCCTTTTGGTAAGGTGACAAGCGTTCAGGAGGGCGGCACTGACTACAATTGCAGTTCCATGTTGGTCGTCATGGAAAACAGGAATAGAAAGTTCCTTTTTTAGGGCCTCTTCGATTTCAAAACATTCTGGAGCTCGAATATCCTCTAGGTTAATCCCGCCGAAAGTAGGTTCAAGAGCCCGAACAGCAGTTATGAACTCAGATGTGGAGCGAGCGTTGAGCTCTAGATCGAACACATCGATGTCTGCGAATTGTTTAAATAGAACAGCCTTGCCTTCCATCACCGGTTTACCTGCCAAAGGGCCGATGTTCCCAAGTCCGAGAACAGCTGTGCCATTTGTAATCACCGCTACCAGATTTCCTTTAGACGTATAAGAGTATGCACTATCAGGGTTCTTCGCTATTTCTTTGCAGGGGGCTGCGACGCCCGGTGTGTAGGCGAGTGAAAGCAATTGGTCAGAGTGACAAGGCTTGCTT is a window encoding:
- a CDS encoding NADP-dependent malic enzyme — protein: MNHFDKDALTYHSEGRPGKIEVVSSKPCHSDQLLSLAYTPGVAAPCKEIAKNPDSAYSYTSKGNLVAVITNGTAVLGLGNIGPLAGKPVMEGKAVLFKQFADIDVFDLELNARSTSEFITAVRALEPTFGGINLEDIRAPECFEIEEALKKELSIPVFHDDQHGTAIVVSAALLNACHLTKRDVKNINVVFCGAGAAAVACANMLMRIGVPKSQITMCDVNGVVYSGRTLDMDKYKGAFAQDTSSRTLVQALDNADVLIGLSAGNVVTADMIKGMKSRPIIFALANPTPEIDPEAVRKVHPKAIVATGRSDFPNQVNNLLGFPYIFRGALDVRASEINPEMMLAATYAIAALAREDVPDSVSHAYGDRSFKFGPNYILPKPFDRRVLLAVTPAVAKAAMDSGVAKLPIADFEKYKDRLESIQGPTKCFIRSVLHRVKKNLEEACLRLPRIIFPEGDNHKILKAVSSVVEERLAYPVLIGDRKEITSAIDELGLTGLENIEIVNPRDLNDSKEFTQLLFENRKRKGVTKSEAARLLENNFYRAAIAVALGKADGLVCGASQNYPDCVRPILQTIGVGKSGLAAGLNLILFKGKILFFADTSINKCPSAEDLAKIAIHSSKAAEYFGFSPKIAMLSYSNFTGLEGVPRKMQQATQIIRTLRPDLVVDGDMQADTAIDSDIVKRIFPFCEIKSGANILIFPNLESGNIAYKLLQQLGGGEVLGPFIMGLRRPSNVVARASSVESIFNTIVMTALQIQASDKSGRTKTSYKFDETQSTLL